Proteins from one Ananas comosus cultivar F153 linkage group 5, ASM154086v1, whole genome shotgun sequence genomic window:
- the LOC109710671 gene encoding protein DETOXIFICATION 16-like, translating to MEKPSMEAPLLTSCDNKREGGGEVVREVKKQLWLAGPLIAGNLLQTIIQVISIMFVGHLGELALSGSSMANSFATVTGFSVLMGMGSALDTLCGQSFGAKQNHMLGIHMQRAMLVLMLVSVPLTVIWACTGQILVLCGQDLEIANEAGIYARWMIPALFAYGLLQCHVRFLQTQNIVLPVMISSGLTALLHIGVCWVLVYGLGLGSKGAALANAISYWINVLLLAAYVRLSNDCKKTWTGFSREAFHDTLSFIRLAVPSALMVCLEWWSYELLVLLSGLLPNPQLETSVLSISLNTASLAFMIPFGLGAAISTRVSNELGAGRPDTARLAVRVVVFLCIAEGVMVGLIMILVRGVWGYAYSNEEEVVKYVAVMLPILAVSHVFDGIQSVLSGVARGCGWQKIGAIVNLGSFYIVGIPLAYLIAFVFHVGGKGLWIGIICGSVVQDLLYAAITLRTNWEKEARKAKDRVFCSTIPTDMTA from the exons atggAGAAGCCAAGCATGGAGGCTCCTCTGCTGACAAGCTGTGATAACAAGAGAGAAGGGGGAGGGGAGGTTGTGAGGGAGGTGAAGAAGCAGCTGTGGTTGGCAGGGCCTCTCATAGCAGGGAACCTTCTGCAAACCATCATACAAGTCATATCCATAATGTTTGTGGGCCATCTTGGGGAGCTTGCCCTCTCTGGCTCTTCCATGGCCAACTCCTTTGCTACAGTCACTGGTTTCAGTGTGTTG ATGGGAATGGGAAGCGCTTTGGATACTCTATGTGGGCAATCCTTTGGAGCGAAGCAGAATCACATGCTTGGCATTCACATGCAGAGGGCAATGCTAGTGCTCATGCTCGTAAGCGTTCCGCTCACTGTAATCTGGGCCTGCACTGGCCAAATCCTTGTTCTCTGCGGGCAAGACCTGGAGATCGCAAACGAAGCTGGAATATACGCTCGATGGATGATCCCCGCGCTCTTCGCGTACGGCCTTCTGCAGTGCCACGTCCGATTCCTGCAGACGCAGAACATCGTCCTTCCGGTTATGATAAGCTCCGGGCTCACGGCTTTGCTTCACATCGGAGTTTGTTGGGTGTTGGTGTATGGATTAGGCCTCGGTAGCAAAGGTGCTGCTCTGGCAAATGCTATATCATACTGGATAAATGTGTTACTGCTGGCAGCTTATGTTCGACTGTCGAATGACTGCAAGAAGACTTGGACCGGCTTTTCGAGAGAGGCTTTTCATGATACTTTGAGCTTCATCAGACTCGCCGTTCCGTCAGCTTTGATGGTTTG CCTGGAATGGTGGTCGTACGAGCTTCTCGTGCTTCTTTCTGGTCTTCTTCCGAACCCGCAGCTTGAAACTTCCGTGCTATCGATAAG CCTTAACACTGCTTCGTTGGCATTCATGATTCCTTTCGGTCTTGGAGCTGCAATAAG CACGCGCGTCTCAAATGAGCTCGGTGCGGGGCGGCCTGATACAGCTCGGCTCGCGGTACGCGTAGTGGTGTTTTTGTGCATTGCAGAAGGAGTAATGGTTGGACTGATCATGATTTTGGTGCGCGGCGTCTGGGGATATGCATACAGCAATGAAGAGGAGGTTGTGAAATATGTGGCTGTCATGCTGCCGATTCTTGCAGTATCCCACGTCTTCGACGGAATCCAAAGTGTTCTTTCAG GGGTTGCGAGAGGATGTGGTTGGCAGAAGATTGGTGCTATTGTGAATCTTGGATCTTTCTACATTGTAGGAATTCCCTTGGCTTATCTAATAGCATTTGTTTTTCATGTTGGAGGAAAG GGGCTTTGGATAGGGATCATATGCGGCAGCGTCGTACAAGATTTACTGTATGCAGCCATTACACTACGCACAAACTGGGAGAAAGAG GCGAGGAAGGCGAAGGATAGGGTATTTTGCTCCACCATCCCGACGGACATGACGGCGTGA